The genomic window AACGAATACAATTACTATTACTAATGGTTTGTGGCATCCTACTTCATGGGAATGCGCAAGTTATACCAACAGAAGGTGACGGCACTGCTGAAAATCCATATTTAGTTTCCTCTTTAGATCATCTAAGATGGATCTCTGAAGGAGATGGAGGATTGGGAGATGGACAACGTTGGCAATTGCACTACAAACAAACGGCAGATATCGACGCCACTGCGACAAAAGATTGGCATAGTGGAGAAGGTTTCCGACCTATGGGAGACCTGAATAAAAAATTTAGAGGAAGCTATGATGGGGATGGTTTTAAAATCAGCAACCTATACATCAACAGAATTGTGGATCACGTAGGTCTATTTGGTTATATCGATGAAGCTGGTATTGTAAAGAATGTACATTTGATTGATATGAACGTGACAGGCGATCGTTTTGTAGGCGGTTTGGCTGGTTTAATGGATAATCAAAGTACATTGTCAAATAACCTTTTGACAGGAGCGATTACTGGTAGAAGATTTTTAGGAGGTATTGTCGGTGAAGCCAACAACGAATCGATTATAGAAAAAAACATCTCTTTTGTAACGATTACAGGTACTGGAGAAGTTGGAAACAACGACAATAGAGGTGCTGGTGGGATTGCAGGTAGAATTTACAATAAAACTCAAGTTGTCCATAATTACTTTGCAGGAGGGATAAATGTAGGAAATCAGACAGGTGGTTTATTTGCCTTATCTCATACTACTGTTGTAGTATCGAATACTTATTGGGATACAGAAACTACAGGATTAGATATAGCCGATGCTGAAAGTAAATTTCCAGATGTAAAAGGTCTAACCACATCGGAATTTGGCGTAGCTGATAACTTTATGAATTGGGATTTTGATAATCAGTGGGCAATTGCTAAAGTGGTTTCATTGGATGATCAATTCAGACCTTTCTTCCAATCAATTACAAAAAGAACAATTGAGTTATCCGCAAACGACGATACTTTTGGAAGTGTTTCTGGAGGAGGAGTTCATCATTTAGGAAATAACGTAACAGTGACCGCCTCAGCTAACACAGCCTACACTTTTGTGCATTGGTTAAATGGAGATGATATTGCTTCTACGGAAGCTGAATATACTTTTGAGGTGAGTGAAGATCTTTCTTTAAAAGCGGTTTTTGAAATCAAGCAGTTGACCATTACTGTCACACAAGTTGATAATGGAACAATAACTCCTGCTACCACGACAGTGGAATATGGTAGTTCTCAAAAATTCACTATCGAAGCTGCAGAAGGTTATGAAATCTTAGATGTAAAAGTAGATGATGAATCCAAAGGTGCTATAGCTGAGTATACATTTGAGGATGTAGTCGCTGATCATTCAATTAAAGCTTCATTTAAGGAAATAGTTCTACCAACATATACAATTACGGTTACTCAAGGTGAAAATGGAACGATCACTCCAGGTACTATCGATGTGACAGAAGGGGAAGCTCAAACTTTTGAAATAACAGCTTCAGAAGGGTATGAAATTTCAGATGTATTGGTGGATGGAACCTCTGTGGGTCAAGTATCAGAATATACTTTCGAGAATGTGATGTCAACGCATACAATTACGGCTTCATTTACAGAAGTTGTTCTACCAACCTATACAATTACGGTTACTCAAGGTGAAAACGGAACGATCACTCCAAGTACTATCGATGTGACCGAAGGAGATGATCAAACTTTTGAAATAGTACCTTCTGAAGGTTATGAAATATCAGATGTATTGGTGGATGGAGCCTCAGTGGGTCAAGTATCAACATATACTTTTGAGAATGTGATGTCAACACATACAATTACGGCATCGTTTACAGAAGTGGAAGTTCCTATTGAGAAGTTCACGATTACCGTTATTCAAACAGAGAATGGCAACATCACACCAGAAACAATGGAAGTGGTAGCTGGTCAAAATCAGACTTTCGTGATATCTGCCAATGAAGGGTATGAAATTGAAGAACTTTTGATCGATGATGAATTAGTTGAGGTTTCAGAAAGTTATACTTTCACCGATGTACAAGCAGATCACACAATTAGTGCTATATTTGTAGAAATTGAAGAACCACCTTTAAGTATTGATGATATTCACGGTATCAAAGTTGGACCTAATCCAACAAGCAATACGATTCAACTTTTTGGTGTACCGCAAAATACAAACTTCACTATTCATGATGTATTGGGTAATGTTTTACTGAACGAACAAACAAATACATTAAATCAAAGAATCGATGTGAGTACATACCAAAGAGGGGTGTATATCTTGACTTTAGAAAATTATGGATCGGTAAGAATCATAAAACAATAAATAAATGAGTATTAGGGAGCACTTAAACTGACTCCCTAATATTCAACACCTTTTTTTAAAAATATCACCCTCTCAATCAGGTAACGGATAAATAAATTTGTGAGAGGATAGTAAATCAAGCTTTTCAAAAAGCATTAAAGGAGACAGACTTATATTAACCGACAAATGAAATGAAACGATTAACTACATTTTTTCTTGTCTATTTATTAGCATTCATCACCAACGCTCAAGAAATACCAACTAAGGGCGATGGATCTATTGCTAATCCTTACCTGATTGAGAATTTAAATCAATTAAAATGGTTAAGTGAGGGCGATACAGATATTTCGGACGAAACAAGATGGAGCATGCATTATCAATTAGTAAGTGATATTGATGCTACCGACACTAAAAATTGGAATGAAGGATTAGGGTACAGACCTATTGGCAATAGCACCAATCCTTTCAATGGATCATTCAATGGCAATGATTTTACAATAAGTAATTTGTACAGTAACCGTCCATCAGAAAGATACATTGGTTTATTTGGCTTTTGTAATGCGGCACTTATCGAAAATATTCAGTTGGTAAATGTGGAGTTGGTTTGTGAACGATTTGCAGGTGCATTGGCCGGTAAAATAGAAAATACCA from Flammeovirga yaeyamensis includes these protein-coding regions:
- a CDS encoding InlB B-repeat-containing protein → MKKRIQLLLLMVCGILLHGNAQVIPTEGDGTAENPYLVSSLDHLRWISEGDGGLGDGQRWQLHYKQTADIDATATKDWHSGEGFRPMGDLNKKFRGSYDGDGFKISNLYINRIVDHVGLFGYIDEAGIVKNVHLIDMNVTGDRFVGGLAGLMDNQSTLSNNLLTGAITGRRFLGGIVGEANNESIIEKNISFVTITGTGEVGNNDNRGAGGIAGRIYNKTQVVHNYFAGGINVGNQTGGLFALSHTTVVVSNTYWDTETTGLDIADAESKFPDVKGLTTSEFGVADNFMNWDFDNQWAIAKVVSLDDQFRPFFQSITKRTIELSANDDTFGSVSGGGVHHLGNNVTVTASANTAYTFVHWLNGDDIASTEAEYTFEVSEDLSLKAVFEIKQLTITVTQVDNGTITPATTTVEYGSSQKFTIEAAEGYEILDVKVDDESKGAIAEYTFEDVVADHSIKASFKEIVLPTYTITVTQGENGTITPGTIDVTEGEAQTFEITASEGYEISDVLVDGTSVGQVSEYTFENVMSTHTITASFTEVVLPTYTITVTQGENGTITPSTIDVTEGDDQTFEIVPSEGYEISDVLVDGASVGQVSTYTFENVMSTHTITASFTEVEVPIEKFTITVIQTENGNITPETMEVVAGQNQTFVISANEGYEIEELLIDDELVEVSESYTFTDVQADHTISAIFVEIEEPPLSIDDIHGIKVGPNPTSNTIQLFGVPQNTNFTIHDVLGNVLLNEQTNTLNQRIDVSTYQRGVYILTLENYGSVRIIKQ